In Thunnus thynnus chromosome 11, fThuThy2.1, whole genome shotgun sequence, the following proteins share a genomic window:
- the gja5a gene encoding gap junction protein, alpha 5a — MGDWSLLGNFLEEVQEHSTSVGKVWLTVLFIFRILVLGTAAESSWGDEQSDFLCDTQQPGCTNVCYDSAFPIAHIRYWVLQIVFVSTPSLIYMGHAMHTVRREEKLRKKEQEEREARGEGRGDLEGEKEYLEHKESGGVMKSDGSGRVHLKGALLRTYVLSIFIRTVMEVTFIVVQYLIYGVFLRALYLCKAWPCPNPVNCYMSRPTEKNVFIVFMLVVAGVSLFLSMLELYHLGWKSARRCMHSKEIEKNNHKAVAMSAALEPNSPPLPSASCTPPPDFSQCLAVPGSMNPMTTVTSHPFNNRMALQQNSVNFATERHHSGDNMEDGEDFLRMTYEQAPAELPNSCSPSPLMHSGFMKDKRRLSKTSGCSSRVRQDDLAV; from the coding sequence ATGGGGGACTGGAGTCTCCTGGGGAATTTCCTAGAGGAAGTCCAGGAACACTCCACCTCGGTCGGAAAAGTGTGGCTCACCGTTCTCTTCATCTTTCGCATACTGGTGCTGGGCACAGCGGCTGAGTCCTCCTGGGGTGACGAGCAGAGCGATTTCCTGTGCGACACACAACAGCCCGGTTGCACCAACGTGTGTTATGACAGCGCCTTCCCCATCGCCCACATCCGCTACTGGGTGCTGCAGATCGTCTTTGTCTCCACGCCGTCCCTGATCTACATGGGCCATGCTATGCACACGGTGCGCAGGGAGGAGAAGCTCCGGaagaaagagcaggaggagagggaggcgAGAGGGGAAGGCAGGGGAGACCTGGAGGGGGAGAAGGAGTACCTGGAGCATAAGGAGAGCGGCGGGGTGATGAAATCTGATGGGAGTGGCCGTGTTCACCTGAAAGGTGCACTCCTGCGGACTTATGTTCTGAGCATCTTTATTCGAACAGTGATGGAGGTGACGTTCATCGTGGTGCAGTACCTGATTTATGGGGTGTTCCTCAGGGCGTTATACCTTTGCAAGGCGTGGCCCTGCCCCAACCCCGTCAACTGCTACATGTCCCGCCCCACAGAGAAGAATGTCTTTATCGTCTTCATGCTGGTGGTGGCTGGcgtgtctctgtttctctccatgTTGGAGCTCTACCACCTGGGCTGGAAGAGCGCCAGGAGGTGCATGCACAGCAAGGAAATAGAGAAGAACAACCACAAAGCGGTGGCCATGTCTGCAGCCTTGGAGCCCAACAGCCCTCCGTTGCCCTCTGCCTCCTGCACTCCCCCTCCAGACTTCAGCCAATGCCTGGCAGTCCCAGGCTCCATGAACCCCATGACCACTGTGACCTCTCACCCCTTCAACAACAGGATGGCGCTGCAGCAGAACTCAGTCAACTTTGCCACCGAGCGCCATCACAGCGGTGACAACATGGAGGATGGGGAAGACTTCCTGAGGATGACATATGAGCAGGCACCCGCAGAGCTGCCCAACAGCTGCTCCCCATCGCCTCTGATGCACTCTGGCTTCATGAAGGACAAACGCCGCCTGAGCAAGACTAGTGGATGCAGCAGCCGGGTTCGCCAAGATGACCTGGCAGTATAG